A stretch of DNA from Catenulispora acidiphila DSM 44928:
GCCCAGGAGGATGTCGAGGGTCATAGTCCCCACGAACACTGCACATCAGGGCCAACCCGGCCCAGGGGATGAGTCCCTACTTCTTCTTAAGTAGAGAGTAGTAGGGGCGGCCCGGATGGGCCGCCCCATTATCGCTACCTACTAGGCGCGCGGCTTCTCGCGCATCTCGAAGGTCTCGATGATGTCGCCTTCCTTGATGTCGTTGTACGACCCGAGGTTGATACCGCACTCGAAGCCCTCGCGGACCTCGGTGGCGTCGTCCTTCTCGCGCCGCAGCCCCACGATGGTGAGGTTGTCGGCGACCACGGACCCGCCGCGGATGAGGCGCGCCTTGGAGTTCCGCCGGATCAGACCGTCCTGGACCATGCAGCCGGCGATGTTGCCGATCTTGCTGGAGCGGAAGATGGCGCGGATCTCGGCGGTACCGAGCTGCACCTCCTCGAACTCCGGCTTGAGCATGCCCTTCAGGGCCGCCTCGATCTCCTCGATCGCCTGGTAGATGACCGAGTAGAAGCGGATCTCCACACCCTCGCGGTCGGCCTTGGTCTTCGCACGGCCGTCGGGACGGACGTTGAAGCCCAGGATGACCGCGTCGGAGGCCATCGCCAGGTCCACGTCGGACTCGGTGATGGAACCCACGCCGCGGTGCACGACGCGCAGGTCGACCTCGGCGCCGACGTCGAGCTTGAGCAGCGAGTCCTCCAGGGCCTCGACCGAGCCAGCGCCATCACCCTTGATGATGATGTTGAGCTGCTGGACCTCGCCGGCCTTGATGACGTTCTCCCAGTCCTCGATGGAGACGCGCTTGCGGGAGCGGGCCATGGCCGCGTTCCGCTCGCGGGTCGCGCGGCGCTCGGCGATCTGCCGGGCCACGCGGTCCTCCTCGACCACCAGGAACGTGTCGCCGGCGCCGGGGACGCTGGTCAGACCGAGCACCTGGACCGGACGCGAGGGTCCGGCCTCGGCGACGTTCTCGCCGTTCTCGTCCATCATGGCGCGCACCCGGCCGTAGGCGTCGCCGACGACCATCGAGTCGCCGACGCGCAGCGTGCCGCGCTGCACCAGGACGGTGGCCACGGCGCCGCGGCCGCGGTCGAGGTTGGCCTCGATCGCCACGCCCTGGGCGTCCATGTCCGGGTTGGCCCGCAGGTCCAGCGAGGCGTCGGCGGTCAGGATGACCGCCTCGAGCAGCTGGTCGATGTTCAGGCCCTCGCGCGCGGAGATGTCGACGAACATGGTCTCGCCGCCGTACTCCTCGGCCACCAGCCCGTACTCGGTGAGCTGGCCGCGCACCTTCGTCGGGTCGGCGCCCTCCTTGTCGATCTTGTTGACCGCGACCACGATCGGCACATCGGCCGCCTGGGCGTGGTTCAGCGCCTCGATCGTCTGGGGCATGACGCCGTCGTCCGCCGCGACCACGAGGATCGCGATGTCCGTCGCCTTGGCACCGCGGGCACGCATGGCGGTGAACGCCTCGTGGCCCGGGGTGTCGATGAAGGTGATGGCCCGCTCGGTGCCCGCGACCTCGGCGACCACCTGGTAGGCGCCGATGTGCTGGGTGATGCCGCCGGCTTCGCCCTCGATGACGTTGGTCTTGCGGATGGCGTCCAGCAGGCGGGTCTTACCGTGGTCGACGTGACCCATGACGGTCACGACCGGCGGACGGACCCGCAGGTCCTCCTCGCCGCCCTCGTTCTCGCCGAAGTCGATGTCGAAGGACTCGAGCAGGACTCGGTCCTCCTCCTCCGGGGAGACGATCTGCACGGTGAAGCCGAGCTCCTGGCCGAGCAGTTCGAAGACGTCGTCGGAGACCGACTGCGTCGCCGTCACCATCTCGCCGAGGTGGAACATCACCTGCACCAGGGACGCCGGGTTGGCGTTGATGCGCTCGGCGAAGTCGACCAGCGAGGCGCCGCGGGGCAGCCGGATGGTCTGCCCGTTGCCGCGGGGCAGCATCGCGCCGCCGAGCGACGGCGCCTGCATGTTGTCGAACTCTTGACGCCGCTGCTTCTTGGACTTGCGGCCGCGGCCCGGACGACCGCCGGGACGGCCGAAGGCACCCGCGGTTCCGCCGCCGCCGGCCCGGCCGCCGCGGCCGTAGCCGCCACCGCCGCCGGGACGGCCGCCGTAACCGCCGCCACCGCCGCCGGGAGCACCGCCGCCGGGACGCGGGGCACCGTAACCGCCGCCACCGCCGCCGCCACCGGGGCGTGCGCCGGGACCGCCGGCCGGAGCGCCGGGACGCGGACCGCCGGAGCGGCCGCCGGGACCGCCCGCCGGAGCACCGGGACGCGGACCGCCGGGGCGGCCCTGGCCGGCACCGGGACGCGGCGCGGCACGGCCGGGCATCATGCCCGGGTTCGGACGCGGGGCGCCGGGGACACCGCCGCCGGGACGCGGCGGCATGCCCGGACGCGGGCCGCCTTCGCCGCCGCCGCTCTGGGCGCCGGTCGGCGGGCCCGGACGCGGCGCGGGCCGCGGGGGCTGCTGCATACCGGTCGAGCCGGAGGACGTGAACGGGTTGTTGCCGGGACGCGGACCGGCCGGACGCGGGCCCGGGGTCGGAGCGCCGCCGGGACGGCCGCCCTGTCCCTGGCCCTGGCCGGGACGCTGGGCGCCGGCCGGGCTCGGACGGGTGCCGCCGGGAGCCGGACGCTGGCCGCGCTCGCCGCGGTCGTTCCGCTCACCGCGGTCGCGCTCACCGCCGGGGCGCTGCCCCGGGGTGGCCGGACGCGGGCCGGGACGGCCCGGGATGCTGCCGCCGGCGGCCGGAGCCTGGCGCGGCGGGATGGCCCCGCCGGTGCCCTGGCCCTGGCTGGGACGGCCCTGCGAAGCCGGGCGCGCCGGAGCCGGAGCCGGCGCGGAGGGCGCCTCGGCGACCGGTGCTGCCGGTGCGGCCTGGACCTCGGGTGCGGCCGGCGCCTCGGGCGCCTCGGCGACCGGGCTGGCCGCCTCGACCGCCGCCTGGGCCTGCGCGGGAACCGCCGGACCGGGCTTGGGCGCGACCGGACCGGGACGCGGACCGGGCTTGGGGGCGCCGCCGGGACGCGGGGCGCCGGAGGACGCCGCCTTCGCGGCGGAGCCGGACTGCGCGGAGGCAGCCGACTTCGGGGCGCCGCCCTTGGCGCCGCCGGATTCTGCTTGTTGGATGCTGTCGATCAGTTTGCGGACGACCGGCGCCTCTACTGTGGAGGACGCCGAGCGGACGAACTCACCCAGATCCTGGAGCTTGGCCATGACGACCTTGCTCTCGACTCCGAGTTCCTTGGCGAGTTCATAGACCCGGACCTTGGCCACTTCACTCCTTCTTCGGCCCGCGTCTCTCGCGAAGCCGTCTGGTTACTGCATGGGCGTACTCATCGCGTGTTGCTGCTCATCGAGTGCTCATCGCCCTACTCGACCTGCTTCCGACTAGTACTTGGGTTCTCTGCTCCACGCACCGGACGCGGACAGGGATGTCGTGCTTCAGCTGCTTTCCAACAACGCGCGGACCGCCGTTGTTTCCAACGGACCGTCGACCCGCAGCGCTCGCGGGAACGCCCGCCGCTTCTCGGCGAGGGCCAGGCATCCCGGGTCCACGTGGAGGTGTGCTCCACGGCCGGGCGACCGCCCTCGCAGGTCGGGGACGACAGCGCCCTCGACCGCCACGACACGCAGCAGCTCCGTCTTCGCCGCTTTTGCCCGGCAACCCACACAAGTGCGCATCGGTACAGATCGCGCCGATGCGGGTGGGCGTGCAGAAGCATCCGTCTGGCTAGACACGTCTCAGTCTAGCGCCTCCGATCACATCAACGTTCGCCGGGTTGTTGACGGACGGTTGGCGGCGTGCCTATAGTCAACACATCGGTTGATTAACGAGATGGTTGATTAACATCATGGTTGACGAAGAACAAGCCCTGGACCGGGCCTTCACCGCCCTGGGTGATCCGGTCCGCCGCGCCATCGTGGCGCGGTTGTCCCGCGGCGAGGCCACCGTGAACGAACTCGCGGACCTCTTCCCGATCACCAAGCAAGCGGTCTCGCGGCACATCGGGGTCCTGGAGGACGCCGGTCTGATCACCCGCAGCCGGGACGGCCAGCGGCGCCCCTGCCACCTGGACCCCTCGGCCCTGGAGGCGCTGACGAGCTGGATCGACGGCTACCGGCTCGCCGCCGAGAGCCGCTTCCGCAAGCTCGACGCGGTCCTGGAAACCCTGAAAGAGGAGGAAGAACGATGAGCACCACCCCCGACACCCCCACCGGATCCAAGCCGAACCCCACGATCATCGAGGCGCCCGAGGGCACCCCGTTCCTCGACATCACGCGCGACTTCGACGCCGCCCCGGCGCAGGTGTTCCGCGCGTACACCGAGCCGAAGCTGGTCGCGCGGTGGCTGGGCCCGCGCGATCTGGAGATGGACATCGA
This window harbors:
- the infB gene encoding translation initiation factor IF-2: MAKVRVYELAKELGVESKVVMAKLQDLGEFVRSASSTVEAPVVRKLIDSIQQAESGGAKGGAPKSAASAQSGSAAKAASSGAPRPGGAPKPGPRPGPVAPKPGPAVPAQAQAAVEAASPVAEAPEAPAAPEVQAAPAAPVAEAPSAPAPAPARPASQGRPSQGQGTGGAIPPRQAPAAGGSIPGRPGPRPATPGQRPGGERDRGERNDRGERGQRPAPGGTRPSPAGAQRPGQGQGQGGRPGGAPTPGPRPAGPRPGNNPFTSSGSTGMQQPPRPAPRPGPPTGAQSGGGEGGPRPGMPPRPGGGVPGAPRPNPGMMPGRAAPRPGAGQGRPGGPRPGAPAGGPGGRSGGPRPGAPAGGPGARPGGGGGGGGYGAPRPGGGAPGGGGGGYGGRPGGGGGYGRGGRAGGGGTAGAFGRPGGRPGRGRKSKKQRRQEFDNMQAPSLGGAMLPRGNGQTIRLPRGASLVDFAERINANPASLVQVMFHLGEMVTATQSVSDDVFELLGQELGFTVQIVSPEEEDRVLLESFDIDFGENEGGEEDLRVRPPVVTVMGHVDHGKTRLLDAIRKTNVIEGEAGGITQHIGAYQVVAEVAGTERAITFIDTPGHEAFTAMRARGAKATDIAILVVAADDGVMPQTIEALNHAQAADVPIVVAVNKIDKEGADPTKVRGQLTEYGLVAEEYGGETMFVDISAREGLNIDQLLEAVILTADASLDLRANPDMDAQGVAIEANLDRGRGAVATVLVQRGTLRVGDSMVVGDAYGRVRAMMDENGENVAEAGPSRPVQVLGLTSVPGAGDTFLVVEEDRVARQIAERRATRERNAAMARSRKRVSIEDWENVIKAGEVQQLNIIIKGDGAGSVEALEDSLLKLDVGAEVDLRVVHRGVGSITESDVDLAMASDAVILGFNVRPDGRAKTKADREGVEIRFYSVIYQAIEEIEAALKGMLKPEFEEVQLGTAEIRAIFRSSKIGNIAGCMVQDGLIRRNSKARLIRGGSVVADNLTIVGLRREKDDATEVREGFECGINLGSYNDIKEGDIIETFEMREKPRA
- a CDS encoding YlxR family protein encodes the protein MRTCVGCRAKAAKTELLRVVAVEGAVVPDLRGRSPGRGAHLHVDPGCLALAEKRRAFPRALRVDGPLETTAVRALLESS
- a CDS encoding ArsR/SmtB family transcription factor, producing the protein MVDEEQALDRAFTALGDPVRRAIVARLSRGEATVNELADLFPITKQAVSRHIGVLEDAGLITRSRDGQRRPCHLDPSALEALTSWIDGYRLAAESRFRKLDAVLETLKEEEER